A region of Blattabacterium cuenoti STAT DNA encodes the following proteins:
- a CDS encoding 6-carboxytetrahydropterin synthase, producing MIATVNRKGYFSSSHRLYNNHWDFKKNIEMFGKCANFNYHGHNYEYIVGITGEIDPKTGFVFNLQKLKCILFDEIEKLFDHKNINLDIKEFSFINPTIENIVVFMWNRINSKIPSDLKLKITLYETVNNFVEYDGK from the coding sequence ATGATAGCTACTGTAAATAGAAAAGGATATTTTAGTTCATCACACAGACTTTATAATAATCATTGGGATTTTAAAAAAAATATTGAAATGTTTGGAAAATGTGCAAATTTCAATTATCATGGACATAATTATGAATATATTGTTGGTATTACAGGAGAGATAGATCCTAAAACTGGTTTTGTATTTAATTTACAAAAATTGAAATGTATTCTTTTTGATGAAATAGAAAAACTTTTTGATCATAAAAATATTAATTTAGATATTAAAGAATTCTCATTTATCAATCCCACTATAGAAAATATAGTTGTTTTCATGTGGAATCGAATAAATAGTAAAATACCTTCTGATTTAAAATTAAAAATAACTTTATACGAAACGGTAAATAATTTTGTTGAATATGACGGAAAATAA
- the yajC gene encoding preprotein translocase subunit YajC: MFFLLQQNSIMSTIWMFVLIFIIFYFFMIRPQIKKQKNEKKFQEDLKIGNHIVTNSGIHGKIIDITGYFFILETITGKIKLEKDTISKELTQLRYNNNNKKS; the protein is encoded by the coding sequence ATGTTTTTTTTATTACAGCAAAATTCTATTATGAGTACCATTTGGATGTTTGTACTAATTTTTATTATATTTTATTTTTTTATGATACGTCCTCAAATAAAAAAACAAAAAAATGAAAAAAAATTTCAAGAAGATTTAAAAATAGGAAATCATATTGTAACAAATTCAGGAATACATGGTAAAATCATAGATATTACAGGATATTTTTTCATACTAGAAACTATCACAGGAAAAATAAAACTTGAAAAAGATACAATTTCAAAAGAATTAACTCAATTACGTTATAATAATAACAATAAAAAATCATAG
- the gcvT gene encoding glycine cleavage system aminomethyltransferase GcvT, with protein MTENNKNVIKKTILYDNHIRLGAKIVNYSNFYMPLQYTSSLIEHMHVRNYAGIFDVSHMGKFILKGRYSENLIQYLTTNDLSKIKIGQAQYTCLINDKGGIIDDIVVYKISEKSFLLIVNASNIEKNKNWINNHIKKYEYSNIELIDASLTHSVLSIQGPLSLFYIQKLTNISLNKVPFYHFKIGEFSGIKNVLISRTGYTGNKGIEIYVSNENAKKIWNDILKIEKKIIPCGIASRNSLRLEMGYRLYGQDISEKTTPIEANLSWIINFDKKFIAKKILQKQKKEGKYKKFISFLVEKEKKIPRPGHLLIDENKISVGYVTSGVYSPVLKKGIGMGYITNIEKKDSIFLFIRKKKIPIKIVKLPFIKI; from the coding sequence ATGACGGAAAATAATAAAAATGTTATTAAAAAAACTATTTTATATGATAATCATATTCGTTTAGGAGCCAAAATAGTTAACTATTCCAATTTTTATATGCCACTTCAATATACTTCTTCTTTAATAGAGCATATGCATGTAAGAAATTATGCTGGAATTTTTGATGTAAGTCATATGGGTAAATTTATTTTAAAAGGAAGATATTCTGAAAATCTAATTCAATATTTAACTACGAATGATTTATCTAAAATCAAGATTGGACAAGCTCAATATACTTGTTTAATTAATGATAAAGGAGGAATTATAGATGATATAGTTGTTTATAAAATTTCGGAAAAAAGTTTCTTACTTATAGTAAATGCTTCTAATATTGAAAAAAATAAAAATTGGATCAATAATCATATAAAAAAATATGAATATTCTAATATAGAATTGATAGATGCTTCTCTAACACATTCTGTTTTATCTATTCAAGGTCCATTATCTTTATTTTATATTCAAAAATTAACAAATATTTCATTAAACAAAGTTCCTTTTTATCATTTTAAAATAGGAGAATTTTCGGGAATAAAAAATGTATTAATCTCTAGAACAGGATATACAGGAAATAAAGGAATAGAAATTTATGTTTCCAATGAAAATGCAAAAAAAATATGGAATGATATTTTAAAAATAGAAAAAAAAATAATTCCTTGTGGAATAGCAAGTAGAAATTCATTGAGATTAGAAATGGGATATCGTTTATATGGACAAGATATTTCTGAAAAAACAACTCCTATAGAAGCAAATTTATCTTGGATAATTAATTTTGATAAAAAATTTATAGCTAAAAAAATATTACAAAAACAAAAAAAAGAAGGAAAATATAAAAAGTTTATATCTTTTCTTGTTGAAAAAGAAAAAAAAATTCCAAGACCAGGACATTTATTAATAGATGAAAATAAAATTTCTGTTGGTTATGTTACTTCTGGTGTTTATTCTCCAGTTCTAAAAAAAGGAATTGGAATGGGATATATAACTAATATAGAAAAAAAAGATTCTATATTTCTTTTCATCAGAAAGAAAAAAATTCCTATTAAAATAGTCAAATTACCTTTTATAAAAATTTAA
- a CDS encoding chorismate-binding protein, with the protein MPIEISVFSLYKKIIKNYYNHNNFVVFRKPYDKKIFFYSHYDSVGEKFFLIQNFNHNHIIKIHPKNIYSVDIQKTYKQENISPSFWEKNSSFLTDSYKYKKLIKKAIESIRKGFLTKVVLSRSIKIPFRNFYFKNTFMKLIHTYPNALISLWYNFHYGFWIGSTPELLMKCHDKKLKISALAGTIWGLKNWTRKEIEEHKIVVKYILHLLKSYRGSIHIKNTKTIKIGHLKHLETSIYFSFYKEPNYYEILSCLHPTPSICGFPKKNSLDFIHKNEGYERNFYTGYIGIVNQTNMELYLNLRCVRIKEDKKEMILYAGSGITIDSDIHQEYMETENKIKNILSQLIFK; encoded by the coding sequence ATGCCAATAGAAATTAGTGTTTTTTCTCTATATAAAAAAATTATAAAAAATTATTATAATCATAATAATTTTGTTGTTTTTAGAAAACCTTATGATAAAAAAATATTTTTTTATTCTCATTATGATTCTGTAGGAGAAAAATTTTTTTTAATTCAAAATTTTAATCACAATCATATTATAAAAATACACCCTAAAAACATTTATTCTGTAGATATACAAAAAACTTATAAACAAGAAAATATTTCTCCTTCTTTTTGGGAAAAAAACTCTTCTTTTTTAACAGATTCTTATAAATATAAGAAATTAATAAAAAAAGCTATCGAAAGTATAAGGAAAGGATTTTTAACAAAAGTTGTTTTATCCAGATCTATAAAAATTCCTTTTCGGAATTTTTATTTTAAAAATACATTTATGAAATTAATTCATACTTATCCCAATGCTCTAATTAGTCTTTGGTATAATTTTCATTATGGATTTTGGATCGGATCTACTCCTGAACTTCTCATGAAATGTCATGATAAAAAATTAAAAATTTCAGCTTTAGCAGGAACTATTTGGGGTTTAAAAAATTGGACAAGAAAAGAAATAGAAGAACATAAAATTGTAGTAAAATATATACTTCATTTATTAAAATCTTATAGAGGTTCTATTCATATAAAAAATACAAAAACTATAAAAATAGGTCATTTAAAACATTTAGAAACTTCAATATATTTTTCCTTTTATAAGGAACCTAATTATTATGAAATATTAAGTTGTTTACATCCAACTCCTTCTATATGTGGATTTCCTAAGAAGAATTCTTTAGATTTCATTCATAAAAATGAAGGATACGAAAGAAATTTTTATACAGGATATATTGGAATAGTCAATCAAACTAATATGGAACTATATTTGAATTTAAGATGTGTAAGAATAAAAGAAGATAAAAAAGAAATGATTTTATATGCCGGTAGTGGAATTACTATAGACAGCGATATTCATCAAGAATATATGGAAACAGAAAATAAAATAAAAAATATTCTTTCTCAACTTATTTTTAAGTAA
- a CDS encoding dephospho-CoA kinase codes for MFKNSTALKLLCTIIHPWISIDFKHWMSVIILQKKPLYVIKESALLFESKSYKECDFIITVTASKKNMIERIIKRDNLNENQIIDRLKNQISNKKRKKKSNLIIRNYSSIYHLQKKANKIHKRLEKLITKKNQ; via the coding sequence GTGTTTAAAAATTCTACAGCATTAAAATTATTATGTACTATTATACATCCATGGATATCAATAGATTTTAAACACTGGATGTCAGTTATTATTTTACAAAAAAAACCTTTATACGTTATAAAAGAATCAGCTTTATTATTCGAAAGCAAAAGTTATAAAGAATGTGATTTCATTATCACTGTAACTGCGTCTAAAAAAAATATGATTGAAAGAATAATAAAAAGAGATAATTTAAATGAAAATCAAATTATAGATCGATTGAAAAATCAAATATCTAATAAAAAAAGAAAAAAAAAATCCAATCTTATAATCAGAAACTATTCATCTATATATCACTTGCAAAAAAAAGCAAATAAAATACATAAACGATTAGAAAAATTAATTACAAAAAAAAATCAATAA
- a CDS encoding NAD(P)/FAD-dependent oxidoreductase, with amino-acid sequence MNIPKVNNLKRIVIIGAGFAGLQVAKKLRRDKFQVILIDKNNYHTFQPLLYQVATAGLEPDSIAHSIRNIIRKTKNFFFRLAIVHYINTKKQTIHTNVGSLSYDYLIIATGSVTNYFGNKNIESFALPMKSIPEALNLRSLILQDFESALLTTDEKKKIKLMTFVIVGGGPTGVELAGALAEMKKYVLPHDYPDLDIRYMNIHLLQATSRLLDGMSEQSAKQAYKNLKELGVIIWLNSLVKDYNGEIVFMEKNQKIESFNVIWAAGVKGAIIKGFLKEDMEGNRILVNNYLKAIKYKNIFSIGDVAYVNDSKNYPNGYPMTAQPAIQQGNHLARNLNCFIDNIEMMKPFIYKNIGSMATIGRNKAVCDFPYLKLKGFLAWITWMFVHLVNLIGFRNRVIALTNWIIQYFHYNKSVRLIIRPFHRRKKRIT; translated from the coding sequence ATGAATATACCAAAAGTCAACAACCTAAAAAGAATCGTTATTATTGGTGCCGGATTTGCGGGGTTACAAGTAGCAAAAAAATTAAGAAGAGATAAATTTCAGGTGATTCTTATTGATAAAAATAATTATCATACTTTCCAACCTTTATTGTATCAAGTAGCAACAGCAGGTTTAGAACCAGATTCTATAGCACATTCTATTAGAAATATTATAAGAAAAACAAAAAATTTCTTTTTTAGACTGGCTATTGTTCATTATATTAATACAAAAAAACAAACGATACATACAAATGTAGGAAGTTTATCCTATGATTACTTAATTATAGCAACAGGATCTGTGACCAATTATTTTGGAAATAAAAATATAGAATCTTTTGCTTTACCCATGAAATCTATTCCAGAAGCTTTGAATTTAAGAAGTCTTATTTTACAAGATTTTGAATCTGCTTTATTAACAACAGATGAGAAAAAAAAAATAAAACTTATGACTTTTGTCATTGTAGGAGGAGGGCCTACTGGAGTAGAATTAGCTGGTGCTTTAGCTGAAATGAAAAAATATGTATTACCGCATGATTATCCTGATTTAGATATTCGATACATGAATATTCACTTATTACAAGCTACTTCTAGATTACTGGATGGTATGTCTGAACAATCAGCTAAACAAGCTTATAAAAATTTGAAAGAATTAGGTGTTATCATTTGGTTAAATTCTTTAGTGAAAGATTATAATGGAGAAATAGTTTTTATGGAAAAAAATCAAAAAATAGAATCTTTTAATGTAATATGGGCAGCAGGGGTAAAAGGTGCAATTATAAAAGGATTTCTAAAAGAAGATATGGAAGGAAATAGAATTTTAGTTAACAATTATCTTAAAGCTATAAAATATAAAAATATTTTTTCTATTGGAGATGTTGCTTATGTAAACGATAGTAAAAATTATCCTAATGGATATCCCATGACAGCCCAACCTGCTATACAACAAGGAAATCATTTAGCTAGAAATTTGAATTGTTTTATAGATAATATCGAAATGATGAAACCTTTCATTTACAAAAACATAGGTTCTATGGCTACTATTGGTAGAAATAAAGCCGTATGTGATTTTCCTTATTTAAAACTAAAGGGTTTTTTAGCATGGATTACTTGGATGTTTGTTCATTTAGTTAATTTAATAGGTTTTAGAAATAGAGTAATAGCTTTAACAAATTGGATTATTCAATATTTTCATTATAATAAAAGTGTACGTTTAATTATAAGACCATTTCATAGAAGAAAAAAAAGAATTACTTAA
- a CDS encoding transcription antitermination protein NusB, which yields MSVRRHFRIRSLQFLYAQYISKMDLNKVEENMLKSIKSLHHLYIFLLYLILKIRENALKKKLYNKTDFIQKLAYNSLIKMLSENKYLIEEYRSTKNSEKVLWNQQYEYIFFLLKKKQKSNFFKKFSVKSCSSFEEEKNFLIKYYKNFVIPDKKLIEYIEDLYFFHGKEDLYMAHTMVCKTLQFINYSTPKNFKLYNIYNNEENKKFIIKLYRNTIFHKEEFNNLINDISCNWDIKRIAIIDLIILQMAICEFLYFPNIPPKATMNEYIEITKIFCMEKSKIFINGILDQIFKFLYKKNRIFKIGKGLM from the coding sequence ATGTCAGTAAGACGACACTTTAGAATAAGAAGTTTACAGTTTTTATATGCTCAATATATATCTAAAATGGATTTAAATAAAGTTGAAGAAAATATGCTTAAAAGTATTAAATCTTTGCATCATCTTTATATTTTTCTTCTCTATTTAATTTTAAAAATTAGAGAAAACGCTTTGAAAAAAAAATTATATAATAAAACAGATTTTATACAAAAATTAGCATATAATTCATTGATAAAAATGTTATCTGAAAATAAATATTTAATAGAAGAATATCGTTCTACAAAAAATTCTGAAAAAGTTTTATGGAATCAACAATATGAATATATTTTTTTTTTATTAAAAAAAAAGCAAAAATCAAATTTTTTCAAGAAATTTTCTGTAAAATCTTGTTCTTCTTTTGAAGAAGAAAAAAATTTTTTAATAAAATATTATAAAAATTTTGTTATTCCAGATAAAAAATTAATAGAATATATAGAAGATTTATACTTTTTTCATGGAAAAGAGGATTTATACATGGCTCATACTATGGTATGCAAAACTCTACAATTTATCAATTATTCCACTCCTAAAAATTTTAAATTGTATAATATATATAACAACGAAGAAAATAAAAAATTTATAATCAAATTATATCGAAATACAATTTTTCATAAAGAAGAATTTAATAATTTAATTAATGATATATCATGTAATTGGGATATTAAAAGAATAGCAATTATAGATTTAATTATATTGCAAATGGCTATTTGCGAATTTTTATATTTTCCAAATATCCCTCCCAAAGCAACTATGAATGAATATATAGAAATAACAAAAATATTTTGTATGGAAAAAAGCAAAATTTTTATTAATGGTATATTAGACCAAATATTTAAATTTTTATATAAAAAAAATAGAATATTCAAAATAGGAAAAGGACTCATGTAA
- a CDS encoding isopentenyl-diphosphate Delta-isomerase — MKEQSYEDLIPLIGIEGKIIGFEKKEKIHIKGLRHSAVSVFIFNLKNDLMLQKRSSKKYHSSLLWTNTCCSHPKKNESVLKAAHRCLIEEMGFDCFLEQKFSFTYHEFLSNGLIENELDHVFIGHYEKSPIINFKEVDNWKWISLNELIKNIYTYPTSYTIWLKIIIKNYLNQLEYIKNDSYCK; from the coding sequence ATGAAAGAACAATCTTATGAGGATCTTATTCCTTTGATAGGAATAGAGGGTAAAATTATTGGATTTGAAAAAAAAGAAAAAATTCATATAAAAGGATTACGACATAGTGCTGTTTCTGTTTTTATTTTTAATCTAAAAAATGATTTAATGTTACAAAAAAGATCTTCAAAAAAATACCATTCTTCTTTACTTTGGACTAATACTTGTTGCAGTCATCCTAAAAAAAATGAATCTGTTTTAAAAGCAGCTCACCGTTGTTTAATAGAAGAAATGGGTTTTGATTGTTTTTTGGAACAAAAATTTAGTTTCACTTATCATGAATTTCTTAGTAATGGATTAATAGAAAATGAATTAGATCATGTTTTTATTGGACATTATGAAAAATCTCCAATTATAAATTTTAAAGAAGTAGATAATTGGAAATGGATTTCATTAAATGAATTAATTAAAAATATTTATACTTATCCAACTTCTTATACTATTTGGTTAAAGATTATTATTAAAAATTATTTAAATCAATTAGAATATATAAAAAATGATAGCTACTGTAAATAG
- a CDS encoding zinc metallopeptidase, whose product MTYYFIIGITVLVSVIVNTILKNKFRNYSKLYLQSRMSGKEIAEKMLIDHGIHDVNVLSVTGELTDHYNPINKTINLSENVYNDSTAASVAVAAHECGHALQHRLGYNLLKLRNYLIPILSLSSKFVNIAIMSGLTIFYSSGGKDSLILKLGIGLFFLVVIFSFITLPIEFDASNRALFWLKTKNMVNYQEYHKARESLNLAAMTYVVSSLGCLAQLIYFLSIFTNDDNSNSITKKD is encoded by the coding sequence ATGACTTACTATTTTATTATAGGGATCACTGTTTTAGTAAGTGTTATTGTAAATACAATATTAAAAAATAAATTTAGAAATTATTCTAAATTATACTTACAATCACGTATGAGTGGAAAAGAAATAGCAGAAAAAATGTTAATAGATCATGGAATTCATGACGTAAATGTTCTTTCTGTAACAGGAGAATTGACTGATCATTATAATCCTATTAACAAAACAATTAATTTAAGTGAAAATGTATATAATGATAGTACAGCAGCTTCCGTTGCAGTGGCAGCTCATGAATGTGGACACGCTTTACAACATAGATTAGGTTATAATCTATTAAAATTACGGAATTATTTAATCCCTATTTTGAGTTTAAGTTCTAAATTTGTGAATATTGCAATAATGTCTGGATTAACTATCTTTTATAGTTCAGGAGGAAAAGATTCCCTAATTTTAAAGTTAGGAATAGGGTTATTTTTTTTAGTTGTAATTTTTTCTTTTATTACATTACCTATAGAATTCGACGCAAGTAATAGAGCATTATTTTGGTTAAAAACCAAAAATATGGTTAATTATCAGGAATATCATAAAGCAAGAGAATCATTAAATTTAGCAGCTATGACATATGTAGTTTCTTCTCTTGGTTGTTTAGCCCAATTAATATATTTTCTATCTATTTTTACCAATGATGATAATAGCAATAGTATAACTAAAAAAGATTAG
- a CDS encoding MATE family efflux transporter yields the protein MIGFLGKKALASISLSNSVFFVIIIFGLGISTGISTLIASIDVKKEYKKGAIIFHHGLILNFFLSILMYGLVHVFLYIFPYLGQPKEILNETISFLKIVSISFIPWMIFEVFRKFSEGLSLVFPGLIVTWMSVFINIVLNYIFLHGSCGFPKLGVVGIAYATLASRIIMLIGIMILLYQYKKVHNYYNQLKYFFFKKKYFKEILKIGVPSGLHMLFEMSAFSLSSFISGVCGTKVLAAHQIVMSLVSSTFILNTGFSVTATIRIANQLALKNYLELKKIGTSIFSMGFIFMLICGLLFFFFRGYIPYIYIKNDEEVIKIAEKMIIVASFFQLSDGLQGVILGALRGLQDVHIPMWISFFSYWIIALPTAWFLSIKMGGIGVWIGLGFGLTISAILLFIRYKTIIDKIIKMK from the coding sequence ATGATTGGTTTTTTGGGGAAAAAAGCTTTAGCGTCAATTTCATTATCAAATTCTGTTTTTTTTGTTATAATCATTTTTGGATTGGGAATATCTACAGGTATTTCTACCTTAATTGCATCTATAGATGTAAAAAAAGAATATAAAAAAGGCGCTATTATTTTTCATCATGGTTTAATTTTAAATTTTTTTTTATCTATACTAATGTATGGATTAGTACATGTATTTTTATATATATTTCCTTATTTAGGACAACCTAAAGAAATATTAAACGAAACTATTTCTTTTTTAAAAATAGTATCTATATCTTTCATTCCTTGGATGATATTCGAAGTTTTTAGAAAATTTTCAGAAGGTTTATCTTTAGTATTTCCTGGTTTAATTGTAACTTGGATGTCTGTTTTTATTAATATTGTACTAAATTATATATTTCTTCACGGTAGTTGTGGTTTTCCGAAACTAGGTGTTGTTGGTATTGCTTATGCTACATTAGCATCTAGAATAATCATGTTAATTGGAATTATGATTTTATTATATCAATACAAAAAAGTACATAATTATTATAATCAATTGAAATATTTTTTTTTTAAAAAAAAATATTTCAAAGAAATATTGAAAATAGGAGTTCCCTCTGGATTACATATGTTATTTGAAATGAGCGCTTTTTCTTTATCTTCTTTTATATCAGGAGTATGCGGAACAAAAGTATTAGCTGCTCACCAAATAGTTATGAGTTTAGTTTCTTCTACTTTTATTCTCAATACAGGTTTTTCTGTAACTGCTACAATAAGAATAGCAAACCAATTAGCCCTAAAAAATTATTTAGAATTAAAAAAAATAGGAACATCTATTTTTTCTATGGGATTTATTTTTATGTTAATTTGTGGCCTTTTATTTTTCTTCTTTCGAGGCTATATTCCTTATATATACATCAAGAATGATGAAGAAGTCATTAAAATTGCAGAAAAAATGATAATAGTTGCTAGTTTTTTTCAATTATCCGATGGATTACAAGGAGTTATTCTTGGAGCATTAAGAGGTTTACAAGATGTTCATATTCCTATGTGGATTAGTTTTTTTTCTTATTGGATTATTGCTTTACCTACAGCATGGTTTTTATCTATAAAAATGGGAGGAATAGGGGTATGGATTGGGTTAGGATTTGGTTTAACTATATCAGCTATCTTACTTTTTATAAGATATAAAACTATTATCGATAAAATAATAAAAATGAAATAA
- a CDS encoding 30S ribosomal protein THX has protein sequence MGKGDKKTKRGKIRNKTYGNLRKNPRNTKKKKEKSKNTNLF, from the coding sequence ATGGGAAAAGGAGATAAAAAAACTAAAAGAGGAAAAATAAGAAATAAAACTTATGGAAATCTTCGTAAAAATCCAAGAAATACGAAAAAGAAAAAAGAAAAAAGTAAAAATACTAATCTTTTTTAG
- a CDS encoding dephospho-CoA kinase gives MIKKIKLIGITGKMGTGKSLFSSFFKKKGIPVYSSDKRGKILMNQIKIIKKNIIKSFGQESYKKKK, from the coding sequence ATGATCAAAAAAATAAAATTGATAGGAATAACGGGAAAAATGGGGACTGGAAAAAGTTTATTTTCTTCTTTTTTCAAAAAAAAAGGAATTCCTGTATATTCTTCAGATAAAAGAGGAAAAATATTAATGAATCAAATAAAAATTATAAAAAAAAATATTATAAAATCTTTTGGACAAGAATCATATAAAAAAAAAAAATAA
- a CDS encoding hotdog fold thioesterase, with protein sequence MRKKTEELLNELNDLKKNTLINIMQIQFIFLSNQLDRLIAKMPINHEIFQPFGFLHGGATIILAESVGSSISFINIENEKKRKFNVFSIEISTNHIRSIKIKKGILFAEARIFHKGNILHFIQVNVYDEKKTMISFCKLTNIIIPIKKTCQ encoded by the coding sequence ATGAGAAAAAAAACCGAGGAATTATTAAATGAATTAAATGACTTAAAAAAAAATACATTGATAAATATAATGCAAATTCAATTTATTTTTTTATCCAATCAATTAGATAGATTGATTGCAAAAATGCCTATAAATCATGAAATATTTCAACCTTTTGGTTTTTTGCATGGAGGAGCAACTATAATTTTAGCTGAAAGCGTTGGAAGTTCTATTTCTTTCATAAATATTGAAAATGAAAAAAAAAGGAAATTTAATGTTTTTAGTATTGAAATTTCTACGAATCATATTCGATCTATAAAAATAAAAAAAGGAATTTTATTTGCGGAAGCAAGAATTTTTCACAAGGGAAATATCTTACATTTTATTCAAGTTAATGTTTATGATGAAAAAAAAACTATGATTAGTTTTTGTAAATTAACAAATATTATAATTCCAATAAAGAAAACATGCCAATAG